A stretch of the Parabacteroides timonensis genome encodes the following:
- a CDS encoding TolC family protein: MKIYKIILSFLLFTSTALHAQTLTLSLERTISLAADSSLEAFRTKNMYLAGYWQYRTFKAGRLPSLTLNLTPAQYYRDITKRYNYDKNVEEYRTQQSFYASGNLRVKQNFDLLGGTFFLDSDLGYMRNFGENTYNQFTTIPIRIGYSQDLLGYNPFRWERKIEPLKYEIAKKELLYNIENISEQATTYFFQLAMAQAEYDLAKENVASTDTLYRTGQERHKIASIDKAELLTLKLDAVNARNTLQNADIALKRAMFSLASFLNFDKNTEIRLRLPGRPKDMQISVDEALTLARENNPKFLDLKQEVLEAEQQVDKTKKEAMFNASVNASIGFNQVSSKLKNAYRDPLQQDVVSVSISIPLIDWGVRKGKHNIAKNNLNVAQISARQEELTVEEDVIMTVGDFNIQQHLISSAEEVLDLAVMAYAETKQRFMIGKADINSLTLSLNRQQEAQRNYISALQNYWLSYFKIRKLTLHDFETGISLSNEFDYRNEL, translated from the coding sequence AGACACTGACGCTGTCGCTGGAACGGACGATCTCTCTGGCAGCAGACAGTTCGCTGGAGGCATTCAGGACAAAGAACATGTATCTGGCCGGATACTGGCAATACAGAACATTCAAGGCAGGAAGACTACCGAGCCTGACATTGAACCTGACACCGGCACAGTATTACCGGGATATTACGAAGCGGTATAATTACGATAAAAACGTGGAAGAATATCGTACTCAACAGTCATTCTATGCCAGTGGTAATCTTAGGGTCAAGCAGAATTTCGACTTACTGGGAGGTACCTTCTTTCTGGATTCGGACCTGGGATATATGCGTAACTTCGGGGAAAATACGTATAATCAATTCACGACTATTCCTATAAGAATAGGTTATAGCCAGGATCTTTTAGGCTATAATCCTTTCCGGTGGGAGCGAAAGATCGAACCGCTGAAATATGAGATCGCTAAAAAGGAATTGTTATACAATATAGAAAACATCAGCGAACAGGCCACCACCTACTTCTTCCAACTGGCAATGGCACAGGCCGAATACGATTTGGCCAAAGAGAATGTCGCTTCGACCGATACTCTCTACCGGACAGGACAGGAGCGACATAAGATAGCCTCTATCGACAAGGCAGAACTACTGACCTTGAAACTGGATGCCGTCAATGCACGCAACACATTGCAAAATGCAGATATAGCCCTCAAAAGAGCCATGTTCAGCCTTGCCTCTTTCCTCAACTTCGACAAAAATACGGAAATCCGGTTACGCTTGCCCGGACGTCCGAAAGATATGCAGATATCGGTAGATGAAGCATTAACGCTTGCCCGGGAGAATAACCCTAAATTTCTCGACCTGAAACAAGAGGTGCTGGAAGCGGAACAACAAGTGGACAAGACAAAAAAGGAGGCTATGTTCAATGCTTCCGTCAATGCCAGCATCGGTTTTAACCAGGTGTCAAGCAAATTGAAAAATGCTTACCGTGATCCGTTGCAACAGGATGTTGTTTCCGTATCGATCTCCATCCCCCTGATAGACTGGGGCGTACGGAAAGGGAAACATAATATTGCCAAAAACAATCTGAACGTAGCTCAAATATCCGCCCGCCAGGAAGAATTGACCGTGGAAGAGGATGTGATCATGACAGTCGGTGATTTTAATATTCAACAGCACCTGATCAGTAGTGCTGAAGAAGTGCTCGACCTGGCAGTCATGGCATACGCAGAGACCAAGCAGCGGTTTATGATCGGGAAAGCGGATATCAACAGCTTGACTTTGTCGTTGAACCGCCAACAGGAGGCACAGCGTAACTATATCTCGGCGTTGCAAAACTATTGGCTGAGTTATTTTAAGATAAGGAAGCTGACATTACATGATTTCGAGACCGGGATTTCCTTGTCGAATGAATTTGATTATCGGAACGAGTTATAA
- a CDS encoding Wzy polymerase domain-containing protein → MKILFKYLRLLSLSTSGALLLCIVFAANPDIAEGTIAGKIFWFHFAVLLLAFSVFFMEATIKKSCFTFTLPDGLLLLFTGLILITYDRELNPQPERLLFVGQLTMLWFMLRAVIQTHPELRLFFISIIISTGMFEAMWGMGHIHGNPAEDHPLFNGSGLIFNPGPFSGYLAIVLPLCLNLALRFRDCDKIAWWETRTMLFYLSVIGILIILIALPGGASRPAWLAAVASCCWVFFLRKSGWKILKQRVIMHSKTVVIVCALLFLGIAGLPTLGSFIHPDQSASRLLMWNVTTKAILEQPVTGTGLGGFSTSYAKTQADYFSSGKASDMERQAACCPRFAFNEYLQMGLEFGIAGLLLFSLWIGFSLYYGLKNKQIGATGSIIALLFFSMYSYPLQLPSFWVLLLFFSAICVTIPGKLQKPSPKTFPYIGTFAALAACMLFFGQRGYYDSYKEWKTLRLLKQQNEQQVATQGYQCLYPRLNHRVEFLQEGARCLLQCKQYSDAIVWSHQAIRLSANPEFYYILAESYQQLGLYEQAEKYLLQCLHILPEKIDTYYLLTKLYSDDSYYQPDKLRLAAYSVLTRQPKDQSKTIKLMKEDVNKLLQYTIIKNK, encoded by the coding sequence ATGAAAATTTTATTCAAGTACCTACGGCTATTATCCCTCTCTACGAGTGGAGCGTTACTATTATGCATTGTATTTGCCGCCAATCCTGACATTGCAGAAGGAACTATCGCCGGCAAAATTTTCTGGTTCCATTTCGCTGTTTTATTACTTGCCTTCAGTGTATTTTTTATGGAAGCCACCATCAAAAAAAGTTGTTTCACATTCACACTACCTGACGGACTGCTACTTCTCTTCACCGGACTGATTCTGATCACCTACGACCGTGAGTTGAACCCACAACCGGAAAGATTGCTCTTTGTCGGTCAACTGACCATGCTATGGTTTATGTTACGAGCTGTCATACAGACACATCCCGAGCTCAGGCTCTTTTTCATTTCGATCATTATATCGACCGGCATGTTTGAAGCGATGTGGGGAATGGGGCATATACACGGTAACCCGGCGGAAGACCATCCACTGTTTAATGGCAGCGGACTGATTTTTAATCCCGGTCCGTTTTCCGGTTATCTGGCAATCGTACTCCCTTTATGCCTGAACCTGGCCCTGCGATTCCGTGATTGCGATAAAATAGCATGGTGGGAAACCAGAACCATGTTGTTTTACCTGTCAGTCATCGGTATACTAATCATCCTGATCGCCCTCCCGGGAGGAGCAAGCCGTCCTGCATGGCTAGCCGCCGTTGCCTCCTGCTGCTGGGTATTCTTTTTACGCAAATCCGGTTGGAAAATCCTGAAACAAAGAGTAATAATGCACAGTAAGACTGTCGTGATCGTTTGTGCTTTATTATTCCTGGGCATTGCAGGATTACCCACTCTGGGTAGTTTTATCCACCCGGACCAATCGGCCAGTCGCCTACTGATGTGGAACGTAACAACCAAAGCAATCTTGGAACAACCTGTGACAGGAACAGGCCTGGGAGGTTTTTCCACATCCTATGCGAAGACGCAAGCCGACTACTTTTCATCCGGAAAAGCTTCCGACATGGAACGGCAGGCTGCCTGTTGTCCGAGATTTGCATTCAACGAGTATCTGCAGATGGGACTCGAATTCGGAATCGCCGGACTGTTACTTTTCTCTTTGTGGATCGGGTTCAGCCTTTATTACGGACTAAAAAACAAACAGATCGGAGCGACGGGAAGCATTATCGCTTTGCTCTTTTTCTCAATGTATTCTTATCCGTTACAATTACCGTCGTTTTGGGTATTACTATTATTCTTCTCGGCTATTTGTGTAACAATACCCGGTAAGTTGCAAAAACCTTCCCCGAAAACATTTCCCTACATCGGAACTTTTGCAGCATTAGCCGCCTGCATGCTATTTTTCGGTCAAAGAGGTTATTACGATTCTTATAAAGAATGGAAAACATTACGACTGCTCAAACAGCAAAATGAACAACAGGTGGCCACACAAGGATACCAGTGTTTATATCCACGTCTCAACCACCGGGTCGAATTCCTGCAGGAAGGAGCCAGATGCCTGTTACAGTGTAAACAATATTCGGATGCTATCGTCTGGAGTCACCAAGCAATCCGGCTAAGTGCCAATCCGGAATTCTATTACATACTGGCAGAAAGTTACCAACAGCTGGGTCTTTATGAGCAAGCCGAGAAGTATTTATTACAATGCCTGCATATCCTGCCGGAAAAGATTGACACCTATTATCTACTGACAAAGTTATATTCGGACGATTCTTATTACCAACCCGATAAACTCAGGTTAGCGGCCTACTCTGTTCTTACCAGACAGCCCAAGGATCAATCGAAAACTATTAAATTAATGAAGGAAGACGTAAACAAGCTTCTTCAATATACAATAATCAAGAATAAATAA
- a CDS encoding efflux RND transporter permease subunit codes for MSSSPKISSFTIIVVFLCIALAGITFIPLLPIKLSPSRTLPRLTISYNMPGNSARVIEMEVTSRLEAMLARIKGIKEINSTSGNGWGYVTVELDKHTNIDAARFEASTIVRQTWPSLPDGLSYPILEMSRPDDKESGPFMTYTLNAAATPIFIQRFAEDQIKPRLASIPGIYRIDVRGATPMEWRLEYDSRQLVSLGITTSDIQTAISQYYNKEFLGTGNVETNGQEEWIRLALIPEDSRDGFDASYITVTNKEGKLIRLDQLLKVTRQEEAPQSYYRINGLNSIYLSIQAEETANQLKLAEQVKQEMNHIRQLLPQGYEIHTSYDATEFIHNELDKIYLRTGLTILILLLFVLLITRNVRYLFLIVVSLSVNLCIAVIFFYLAKLEMQLYSLAGVTISLSLVIDNTIVMTDHIRNRHNRKAFLSILAATLTTIGALVIIFFLDEKIRLNLQDFAAVVIINLAVSLAVALFFVPAMIDKLGLGQKKNIKQKALLSESQESGRFNRFKIWGNRVLKRYPVYFNRYYHAQIDFLCRWKKTACVVLVLAFGLPIFLLPEKIEMDGKDKVYTATDSLFIEKYNKIVSGDTYKEKVKPIIDKALGGTLRLFVQKVYEGSYFTRNDETVLSVTASLPNGTTLEQMNQLMTRMEAYLSTFKDIRQFQTNVYSARQAGIRIYFTKAAERSGFPYTLKSKIISKALELGGGSWGVYGLQDQGFSNDVREGAGSFRIEMFGYNYDELYEWAEQLKGKLLTFRRIKEVLINSEFSWWKDDYQEFYFNLNKARMAQESILPIELFASLNPVFGKDIYSGTIVVDNEVEKLKLSSRQAKDYDIWSMQYVPQTVKDKSYKLAELATVEKGQMPQKVAKVNQQYRLCLQYEYIGASNQGNKIQERVLKEFNASLPMGYTAKSESYYWDWNTKDNKQYLLLLLIIVIIFFTTSILFNSLKQPLAVICVIPISYIGVFLTFYWFKLNFDQGGFASFVLLCGITVNASIYVLNEFNQLREAKPSMPLWRIYLKAWNAKITPIFLTVISTILGFIPFMLGPDKEAFWFPLAAGTIGGLAMSIAGIFIYLPIFTLKK; via the coding sequence ATGAGTTCATCTCCTAAAATATCATCCTTTACGATTATTGTCGTTTTCCTCTGCATAGCTTTGGCAGGAATAACATTCATTCCTTTACTGCCCATCAAGCTATCGCCTTCACGCACATTGCCCCGGCTGACTATCAGTTATAATATGCCCGGCAATTCGGCACGCGTGATCGAAATGGAAGTGACTTCTCGTCTGGAAGCAATGCTTGCACGCATCAAAGGGATCAAGGAGATCAATTCGACTTCCGGTAACGGATGGGGATATGTGACCGTAGAACTGGATAAGCATACCAATATCGATGCCGCCCGCTTTGAAGCCTCCACCATCGTCCGACAGACCTGGCCAAGCCTGCCTGACGGACTTAGTTATCCGATCCTGGAAATGAGCCGCCCGGATGACAAGGAGTCCGGACCTTTCATGACATATACTTTAAATGCCGCAGCAACCCCAATCTTTATCCAGCGGTTTGCAGAAGATCAGATCAAACCGCGCCTAGCCAGCATTCCGGGAATTTACAGGATAGATGTACGGGGAGCTACGCCGATGGAATGGCGATTAGAGTACGACAGCCGCCAACTGGTTTCACTCGGAATTACCACCAGCGATATACAAACTGCCATCAGTCAATACTATAACAAAGAGTTTCTCGGAACAGGGAATGTAGAGACGAATGGACAGGAGGAATGGATCCGCCTCGCCCTGATACCGGAAGATAGCCGGGATGGTTTTGACGCATCTTATATCACAGTCACCAATAAAGAAGGAAAACTAATCCGTCTGGACCAACTACTGAAAGTAACCCGCCAGGAAGAGGCTCCACAAAGTTATTATCGTATCAACGGATTGAATTCCATTTACCTATCCATTCAGGCGGAAGAAACGGCAAACCAGTTGAAACTGGCAGAACAGGTAAAACAGGAGATGAATCATATCCGTCAGTTACTGCCGCAAGGCTATGAGATACACACGAGTTATGACGCTACGGAATTCATCCACAACGAGTTGGACAAAATATATTTACGTACCGGATTGACTATCCTGATCCTGCTTTTATTCGTTCTATTGATCACCCGGAATGTTCGTTACCTGTTCCTGATCGTTGTCAGCCTGAGTGTAAACCTCTGCATTGCCGTCATCTTCTTTTACCTGGCAAAGCTGGAGATGCAACTTTATTCGCTGGCCGGTGTCACCATATCTTTAAGCCTGGTGATCGACAATACGATCGTGATGACCGACCATATACGTAACCGCCATAACCGGAAAGCTTTCCTTTCTATCCTGGCAGCCACTCTGACTACGATCGGAGCATTGGTGATTATTTTCTTCCTCGATGAAAAAATACGATTGAATTTACAGGATTTCGCAGCTGTGGTGATTATTAATCTGGCTGTATCGCTGGCTGTTGCCCTGTTCTTTGTTCCTGCCATGATAGACAAACTGGGATTGGGACAAAAGAAAAATATAAAGCAAAAAGCCCTATTATCCGAAAGCCAGGAGAGTGGCCGATTCAATCGGTTCAAAATATGGGGTAACAGAGTTCTTAAGCGGTATCCGGTCTATTTCAACCGCTATTACCATGCACAGATCGATTTCCTTTGCCGATGGAAAAAGACTGCTTGTGTAGTGTTAGTCCTAGCATTCGGATTACCGATCTTCCTGTTGCCTGAAAAAATAGAAATGGATGGTAAAGACAAAGTTTACACGGCTACCGACTCGCTATTCATCGAAAAATACAACAAGATTGTATCCGGGGATACCTATAAAGAAAAGGTAAAACCCATCATAGACAAAGCGTTGGGAGGAACTTTACGGCTTTTTGTGCAGAAAGTGTATGAAGGTAGTTACTTTACCCGCAACGATGAAACGGTTCTATCCGTCACAGCCTCCCTACCCAACGGTACTACGTTGGAACAGATGAACCAACTGATGACCCGTATGGAGGCTTACCTGAGTACATTCAAGGATATACGCCAGTTCCAGACAAATGTATACAGTGCCCGTCAGGCAGGTATACGCATATACTTCACCAAAGCTGCCGAACGGAGCGGCTTCCCTTACACCCTGAAAAGCAAGATCATCAGTAAAGCTTTAGAACTGGGCGGCGGTAGCTGGGGAGTATACGGTCTTCAGGATCAGGGGTTCAGCAATGATGTACGGGAAGGAGCCGGGTCATTCAGGATCGAAATGTTCGGATATAATTACGACGAGTTATACGAATGGGCCGAACAATTAAAAGGCAAACTTCTCACCTTCCGACGTATCAAGGAAGTGCTTATCAACTCCGAATTCTCCTGGTGGAAAGACGATTACCAAGAGTTCTACTTCAACCTGAACAAAGCACGGATGGCCCAAGAGAGCATTCTGCCGATCGAGTTGTTCGCCTCATTGAATCCGGTATTCGGAAAAGATATTTATAGCGGAACGATTGTTGTCGACAATGAAGTGGAAAAGCTGAAACTAAGTTCCCGACAAGCAAAGGATTATGATATCTGGAGTATGCAATATGTGCCTCAAACCGTCAAAGACAAGTCTTATAAATTAGCAGAACTGGCAACTGTGGAAAAAGGACAGATGCCGCAGAAAGTAGCCAAGGTAAACCAGCAATACCGGCTTTGCCTGCAATACGAATATATCGGTGCATCCAACCAGGGGAACAAGATACAGGAACGTGTATTGAAGGAATTCAATGCTTCGCTCCCTATGGGTTATACAGCCAAGTCGGAAAGCTATTACTGGGATTGGAACACGAAAGATAATAAACAATATCTGTTATTGTTGCTTATTATCGTAATCATTTTCTTTACTACCAGTATCCTGTTTAACTCTTTGAAACAACCATTAGCCGTCATCTGCGTGATACCGATCTCCTATATCGGCGTATTCCTGACGTTTTATTGGTTCAAGTTAAACTTCGACCAGGGAGGATTTGCTTCATTCGTTTTATTATGCGGTATTACGGTAAATGCCAGCATCTATGTATTGAACGAATTCAATCAGCTACGCGAAGCAAAACCCTCGATGCCACTCTGGCGCATTTACCTGAAAGCATGGAATGCAAAAATAACACCAATTTTCCTTACTGTGATTTCCACTATTCTGGGATTCATTCCGTTTATGTTAGGTCCCGATAAAGAAGCATTTTGGTTTCCACTGGCAGCCGGTACGATCGGAGGGCTAGCTATGTCGATTGCCGGAATCTTTATTTACCTTCCTATTTTTACCTTAAAAAAATAA